One genomic region from Xyrauchen texanus isolate HMW12.3.18 chromosome 16, RBS_HiC_50CHRs, whole genome shotgun sequence encodes:
- the LOC127656933 gene encoding cdc42 effector protein 3-like: MPLRTSLRNSKSGKWMRRASNRKELNMISLPLGDFRHLSHIGSKGNSDSFGDLSFLKAGHSLLLQSSQSEQNLFLACAPPPKPPRVNLDEEESGRYSPVWEHKPANERQKCSSLPLLETDECDEEEERLRLEPTSISRSPLRGSLSSGRASTQTTSEETPPDETDAAFTFSLDLGPSILDAVLQVMDKRYQ, translated from the coding sequence ATGCCACTGAGGACGTCATTACGCAATTCAAAATCTGGAAAGTGGATGAGGAGAGCATCAAACCGAAAGGAGCTCAACATGATCAGTCTTCCTCTTGGGGACTTCCGCCATCTTTCCCACATCGGATCGAAGGGAAACTCGGACAGCTTTGGCGATCTCTCCTTCTTGAAGGCGGGTCACAGTCTTCTCCTTCAGAGTTCTCAAAGCGAGCAGAACCTCTTCCTCGCCTGCGCGCCCCCGCCGAAGCCTCCGCGCGTAAACCTGGACGAGGAAGAATCGGGCCGATACAGTCCGGTCTGGGAACACAAACCGGCCAATGAGAGGCAGAAATGCTCCTCGCTTCCCCTCTTGGAAACCGACGAATGTGACGAGGAGGAAGAGCGTTTGCGTCTTGAGCCGACCAGCATCAGCAGGAGTCCTCTACGCGGCAGTCTGAGCTCCGGCCGAGCTTCAACACAAACAACCTCGGAGGAAACGCCACCAGATGAGACGGACGCGGCGTTCACGTTCAGTTTGGATCTGGGACCATCGATACTGGACGCTGTCCTGCAAGTGATGGACAAACGCTACCAGTAG